One Rhodospirillales bacterium genomic window, CGTTCACCAATTCAGCTCTCTGGATGCTGATCGCAGTCGCCACCATTGCTGTGGTGTTCGCCGGCGGCATGCGGCGGCGCGCGATTATTCCCGGGCGATGGCAAGCGGCGGTGGAACTGACCTACCGGTTCGTGGCCAACATGCTGCAGGACAACGTCGGTCCGCAGGGGGCCCGTTACTTCCCCTTTATTTTCAGCCTGTTCCTGTTCATCCTTTTCGGAAATCTCCTGGGGATGGTGCCCTACAGCTTTACGTACACCAGCCACATTGCCGTAACGTTCGCCATGGCCGCCGTGGTATTCGTCGGCGTGACCGTCATTGGGCTGGTGCGACACGGAGTCCGGTTCCTGTCAATCTTCGTCCCGTCCGGTGTCCCGATAGCGCTCATCCCGTTGATGGTGCCGATCGAGATCATCAGCTATTTCGTCCGACCGGTCAGCCTTTCTCTGCGCCTGTTCGCCAACATGATGGCCGGGCATACGATGCTCAAAGTCTTTGGGGGCTTTGTCGGCCTCCTGCTGTCCGCCGGCCTCGGGCTCCTAGCGCCGGTGTCCATCATCCTGATCGTGATCCTGACCGGCTTTGAGTTGCTGATAGCGGCCATTCAGGCCTATGTCTTCGCGGTCCTGAGCTGCCTGTACCTGAGTGACGCGCTGGATCTTCACCACTAAGTTCCGTTCCTCATTTCATTTTCACCCTCACTCCCGAAAGGATCTTCCCGTGGAAACAGAAGCTGCCAGGCTGATCGGCGCCGGTCTCGCCACCATCGCGCTCGCTGGAGCCGGTATCGGCATCGGCAACATCTTCGGAAACTACGTTTCTGCCGCCATTCGCAATCCGTCAGCCGCGCCCAAGGTCTTTGGCAACGTGCTGTTGGGCTTCGCATTGACGGAGGCGATCGCACTGTTCGCGCTGCTGATCGCGTTCCTGATTCTCTTCGCCGTCTAGCCTGAATTGCCGCCAATGGCTCGCCGCTTCCCCGTTGTTTGCTCCATTGCGTCCGCCGCGTTGCTTCCAGCTGTGGCGTCCGCGGAGAGCAACATGCCGCAGCTTCGCGTGGAAACGTTCGCATCCCAGATTTTCTGGTTGGTGGTCACGTTCTCGCTGCTCTACGTCGTGATCAGCCGGATCGTGCTGCCGCAGGTGCGAACCACCCTGCGGGCCCGTGAAACGCGGATTGGCGCCGACAGGGAGCAGGCGGACGAGCTTCGCAAGGAAGCCGAAGCCGCGCACCACCGCGGGAGTGACGCGCTGGCGGCCGCGCGTGCCGACAGCGATCGGCTGCTCCGGGAAGCGCACGACAAAGCGGCCGAGACCTTCCGGACAGAAACCCAGCGCCTGCAAGAGGCTCTGGAGAACGAGAGAGTCGAGGCGGAGGCCCGCATCGAAGCGAGTCGCGCGGTGGCGCTGCGGGACGCCGAGGCCGCGGCCGTAGAGCTCGTGCGGTCGCTCACCGGCAACCTGACGTCCGTGCAGATCGAGGATGCGGCCTTGTCCCGCGTCGTCGCACAGGCCGCCCGGGAAAAGACGCCATGACGTGGTCTGTGCTGGCCCAGGATCCGTCCTTCTGGGTCGCGATATCGTTCGTCCTGTTCGTAGGTGCCTTCGGGCGCCTGTTGTTTCGGAAGCTTGCCGCTGTCCTGGATGCACACCGGAACGCGGTACGCGATGAACTGGACAGCGCGGCAGCTCTCCATGCCGAAGCGCAGTCCCTCCGTGACCGCTATACCGACGAGGCCGCGGAGGCCGAGAAAACGGCCGGGGAGATTCGCGGCCGGGCGCAAGAGACCGCCGGGCAAATTGCCGCAGATTCAGATCAGCGGCTGCAGGCACACCTCTCCCGGATGCGTGCGCGCGCCACGGAAGAGATCGCCCGCACCGAGGAGGCCGCGCGGCAGATGTACCGGGAGCGGGTGGCCGACCTGGTGCTGGAAGCGTCGACTCGCCTGCTGCGCGAACGAATCGATGCCGAGACACAGCTTTCCCTCGTTCAGCAGACAGTTGACAGCCTTGGACAGTCACTGAAGCAGCGGCAAGCGTGAGACCCTCTGCGGTGAACTTGCCCCCTGCCTGCCCCAAATGATGTCCATGTCCGAGACCCCGAAAGTCAAAACGCCTTGGCATGGGACCACGGTACTGTCGGTTCGGCGGGCTGGAGCGGTGGTCATTGCCGGAGACGGGCAGGTAACCCAGGGCGACACCGTCATCAAGGCCAACGCCCGCAAGGTGCGCCGCCTGGCCGGAGGCGCCGTGCTGGCGGGATTTGCGGGTGCCACCGCCGACGCCTTCACGCTCTTCGATCGGCTGGACGCCAAGCTCGAGCGGCATCCGGGCCAGTTGATGCGGGCATGTGTCGAATTGGCGCGCGACTGGCGAACCGACCGGTACCTTCGCCGCCTGGAGGCAGTCATGGCAGTTGCGGATCGCGAAGTGTCACTGCTGGTATCCGGTGTCGGCGATGTTGTGGAACCGGCGGACGGCCTCATCGGCATCGGCTCTGGAGGAGGTTTCGCCCTGGCTGCGGCCCGCGCCCTGAGCGAAGTCGAGGGGCTCGATGCCGAAGAGATCGCCCGGCGGTCGCTGGCCGTCGCTGCGGAACTCTGCATCTACACGAACCACCAGATTTCAGTCGAAGTCATCCACCAATGACGGCGTTCACACCACGCGAGATCGTCGCGGAACTCGACCGTTTCATCGTCGGCCAGCGGGCCGCAAAGCGGTCGGTGGCCATCGCGCTTCGGAATCGCTGGCGCCGCCAGCAGCTGGAACCGCCGCTGCGTGAGGAAATCCTCCCCAAGAACATTCTGATGATGGGGCCCACCGGTGTCGGCAAGACCGAGATTGCGCGTCGGCTCGCGAAGCTGGCGCAAGCTCCGTTCATCAAGGTGGAGGCGACGAAGTTCACGGAAGTGGGCTACGTCGGTCGCGACGTCGAGTCGATCATCCGCGATCTGGTCGAGAGCGCGATCATGATCACGCGGACCAGATTGCAGCATGAGGTGGCAACGCGCGCCGAGGCAGCTGCCGAGAAACGCGTCATCGATGTCCTTGCGGGGCCGTCGGCCTCGCGTGACACCCGCCAAAAGATGCGCGACAAACTTCGGTCCGGCCAGCTTGATGAGCAGGAAATCGAAATCGAGGTGAGCGAGAGCCCCGGCGGGTTCCCCTCATTCGAACTGCCGGGCGTGCCCGGAACACACGTCGGCATGGTCAACCTGGGGGAACTGCTGGGCAAGTCGTTCGGCAATGTCACGCAGAAGCGTCGCATGACGGTGGGCGAAAGCCACAACGTCCTGCTCGAGGAAGAAAGCAATCGGTTGATCGACGACGATGAACTGCATCGCACCGCAATCGACGCGGTGGAACAGAACGGAATCGTGTTTCTGGACGAGATCGACAAGATCACGCGCGCCGAGGACCGCGCCGGAGCGGATGTGAGCCGAGAGGGCGTGCAACGCGACCTTCTGCCGCTGATCGAGGGCACGGTGGTACCCACCAAGCACGGTCAGGTCAGAACCGGTCACATCTTGTTCATCGCCTCTGGAGCTTTTCACCTCGCCAAACCGTCCGACCTGCTGCCCGAACTGCAGGGCCGCCTCCCCATCAGGGTAAGCCTAGACCCGTTGTCCGAAGCCGACCTGGTTCGCATCCTCACCGAACCGGAGAACAGCTTGACCCGGCAATATGAGGCATTGCTCGCGACCGACGGCGTCAAGCTGGAATTCCGGGACGACGGCATCAGTGCCCTGGCCAGATTGGCGGCCGAGGCCAATCACACGGTCGAGAATATCGGCGCGCGCCGACTCCACACGATTTGCGAGCGGCTGCTTGAGGACATCAGTTTCTCAGCCACGGATCGGTCGGATGAAGTAGTGACCATCGACGAGCAGTTTGTGCTCAAGACCCTCAGCGACGAAATTGACCAGAGCGATCTGAACCGATTTATTCTGTGATGCGCTGATCCGCGCAAGCTTCGGATTGCCGGAAGCCATCGACTGCGGGAAGTGCAGCGCGGCAATCCCTCCCCCTTTCCTCTGCCAGACGCGACTCGGCATCGGCGGATCAGGGAGGGGCATCGCCCCCACCATGTTCGCCGTCCGCGCGTCCCGCCCGAATCGCCCTGCAATATATTGTGCCTTTGCGTAGAAGAGGATACGGCGAATGACGGAAGAGAGGCTTGAAGACCACCCGCAGCGCTATGCGCTGTCGAACGAGTTGCATGCCCGTCCTTTCCCTGAATTGCGCGCTCCGTGTCACGCCGTAGTCCTCGCCATCAAGCAGTCCGGCCAAGCTGAGAATCGCGGCCCGGAAGCCGACCGGGCGCATCTCCATGAACTATTGAATCGACACGGAGCGGATCATCCCCCTCCGGATGGCAACCATTTTTCAGGTCGACTCGGCCGCAATCTGCTGAAATGGGAACGTCACACCGAATTCGTGACCTATACGATCTATGCCGATGGTGTGGCCGGGGTTCCGTTTACCGGCTCCATCTCGACGACGTTCCCTCGTGACTGGCTCAATCGGGCCCCCGGCAAGGTTCTCACGTCCGTGCTGGTCAGGGTCGAGCTGGCCGAATCAGTGCCTGAGCTCGGCGAGGCCGACTATGCCCGGATGCGGGATTGGTTCGTGCCGGAAAGCCTCGCCATGTCCAGCGTTGTCGACCAACAGGCCATAGCTGCCAGCGACTTCCGCATCGATACGGCGGGGCACGTCCGGTTTGCGCTGCTGGCGCGGTCCGATATCGGCCCGCGCCGACTTGGGCGAATCGTCCAACGACTTGTGGAGATCGAGACCTACAAGTCCATGGCGATGCTGGCCTTGCCGGTGGCGCGTGAGGTAGCCGCACGCGTAGCGGAACTCGATCGGGAAATGACCTCGCTGGTCCGAACCATGGTCACATCCGGCGGCGGCGAAGCCGAGACGCTGGACAGGCTTCTCTCGATGTCTGCTGAAATCGAGGCTCTCTCATCGTCCTCGGCGTTTCGTTTCGGCGCTGCTGAAGCCTATGCGGCCATTGTGCACGAACGCATCGGTGCACTACGGGAAGAGCGGGTAATGGGCCGGCAAACCCTGGCAGAGTTCATGTTGCGGCGTTTTGATCCCGCGATGCGAACCTGCACCTCCGCCAAGAGCCGATTGGACGAACTCTCTCAGCGTGCGACGCGAGCAGCCACGCTGCTGCGCACGCGCGTCGAAGTGAACATCGCGGCACAGAACCGGAGCCTTCTCAAGAGCATGGATCGACGAGCTGCCCTCCAGTTGCGGCTGCAGCAAATGGTCGAGGGGTTATCGGTCGTCGCCATCAGCTACTACGCCGTCAGTCTCACCGGGTACATCCTCGCCCCGATCTCTCAGCATCTGGACGCCGACGAGGCGCAACTCCAGGCAATGGTCGCAATCCCGATCATCGGCGTCGTTTGGTGGATGATCCGGAGGCTGCGCCTGCGCGCGGCGGAACGCCTGTAAGCGGTCATGACTGTAGGTTTCCGTAGCAGATCATTTGATCACTGTATGATCTTACTGTGATCTTTGGCGGGCGGCGCGTAGTTGTGTTGGCGCTCACCGTTGTCAGATCGCTCTACCGCCTGCCCACAATCTATCCGGTACCCTCGAAAGACACGTCATGACGTCGAGCCAGATCTCTCCCTCACTCTTTGATTTCCTGCGTGACCTCAAGGCCAACAACGACCGGCCATGGTTCGAGGCAAACAGGGAGCGCTACCAGTCTGAAGTGCGTGACCCGATGCTTGAATTCATCGGGGCGTTTGCAGAGCCGCTTTCCGAAATCAGCCCGCATTTTCGCGCCGACACGCGGCCACATGGCGGCTCCCTATTCCGGATCTACCGTGACACGCGCTTCTCCAAGGACAAGACACCCTACAAGGTCAACGTCGGCGCACACTTTCGTCATGTCGCCGGCCGGGACGCGCACGCGCCGGGCTTCTATCTCCATCTGGAGCCAGACGCGTGCTTCGCGGGCTGCGGCGTGTGGCGTCCCGATAGCGGAACGCTTGGACGCATTCGTGACGCGATCGTTGATCGTTCAGAGGAATGGGTGTCAATCACGACGGATTCCTCCTTCCAGGACGTTTTTGAACTCAGGGGCCAGTCGCTCAGGCGTCCACCGAGGGGTTACGATCCCGAGCACCCGTTGATTGAAGACCTCAAGCGCAAGGACTTCATTGCATTGGCAACCTTCTCCGAGTCTGATGCAGTCAAGCCCGAGTTCTTCCGTCAATTTGTCTCCATAGCCCAAGAGGGCTCCGGCTTTGTTCGATTCTTGTCGCACGCCGTTGGAGTTCCCTGCTAGAGCTCCCGCAACACGCCTTACGGAAAGTTACCCATGACCGACACCTGGGAAGTCACCGCGATCCGCTACGGAACGCATGCGAACCGGAAGCGCCATGAAAACTTCATCGGGGCGGACCCGCACGAAGGAAACATGCCGCTCGACTACTTCGTTTGGCTGATACGAAATGAAGAGCGATCAATTGTGGTGGATGTCGGCTTCGATGAGGCTGAGGGCAAGCGGCGCGGCCGGACCGTGGAACGGGCCCCCCGTGACGGACTGGCCATGCTTGGGGTTGACAGCGCCAAGGTGCGCGACGTCATCATCACACACCTGCACTATGACCATGCCGGCACGATCGAGCACTTCGCCGAGGCCAACTTCCACCTACAGGAGCGAGAAATGCACTTTGCGACGGGCCCGTACATGGCGCGCCGCACGTTCGCCACGCCGTATACACCGGATCACGTGTGCAACTTGGTCCGGAAGGCCTTCCAGGGAAGGGTCGTGTTTCATGACGGTGATCGGGAGATCGCCCCCGGGGTGTCCGTACATCTTCTTGGCGGCCACACCATGGGCCTGCAGTGCGTTCGGGTGCGAACTCGAAGAGGATGGGTCGTACTTGCCTCCGATGCCGCGCATTTCTTTGAAAACATGGAACAATCTGCGCCGTTCCCGATCGTCTTTTCCGTCGCAGACATGCTCAAGGGGCACGATCGAATCGCCGGCCTTGCCGACAGCGCCGGCCACATCGTTCCCGGCCATGATCCGTTGGTGACAACGATCTACCCAGCTTATAGCGACGCCTTGAAGGGGATTGTCTTCCGGCTAGACGTCGATCCCAGCAGTCGCTAGAGCCAGACCCGGCCCCAACTTTGGCATTCGGTGCCTTCTTGCCGACGTCCGACCGACTCCGGGTTCGTTACAGCGGTCCGCGGCCCCTTGTTATGTCGGGACCCATGTTTCACGTGAAACATTCCGCTGCAGACACGAGCACGTCTGCTCATGCCCGGATAGACATCTTCCGCAGGTGGGCGACGACCGCCGTCAAAGCCGCCGGGGTTACACCGGGTAAGCGCGAAGCTGACGCCAAGGTCGACGGGCGGCCCGCTTGCAATGCCTCGGTTGCCTCAGCGGACAGGCCGCCGACTGAGTCGTAGTCAATGCTGTCGGGAAGCTGGACGGCCGCGTCGCGCCGGTAGGCACGAATGTCTTCGTCTTGTCGCGCCCTGTAGGGAGCGTACAGCGCGTCGGCCTCCAGAATGCCATGCACTGACGCGTCAATGGCGTTCAGCTCTGGGCAGATCTGAGCAAGCTTCACAATGGTCACGCCGGGATGGCCCAGATACTTCATGGCCGATCGACGTCCGCCGTCATCAGAAGCTGCGATGCCGTGACGCCGCACCGACGATGTACTGACCCTAGTTTCCTGGAGCAGCTGGCGCGCCGTCTCAAGCTTGGCTGACTTCTCGGCGAATAGGCGTGAGCGCAAGGTTCCGACAACGCCTGCCGCCTCACCTTTTCGGGTCAGGCGTTCGTCGGCATTGTCAGCCCGCAAATGCAGCCGGTATTCCGAGCGCGACGTGAGCATGCGGTAAGGCTCGGGCGCGCCCCTGGTCGTGAGATCATCAATCAAGACACCGATATATGCCTCGGCCCGGTCCAACACGAACGCGTGACGGCCTGACGAATGACCCGCCGCATTGATGCCGGCGACCACACCTTGTGCGGCTGCCTCTTCGTAACCGGTTGTGCCATTGATCTGGCCCGCGAAATACAGCCCGCGGATCCGCTTGGTTTCCAACGTTGGATGCAGTTCCCGAGGGTCGACGTAGTCGTACTCGATGGCGTACCCCGGACGAACCATACGCACGGTTTCCAGCCCCTTGATCAACGAAAGCATCTGTTCCTGGACTGGCGCCGGTAATGACGTTGAAATTCCGTTGGGATAAATCGTTGAATCCTCATAACCTTCCGGCTCGAGAAAGATCTGGTGCCGCGGCCGCGAAGCAAACCGCACGACCTTGTCCTCGATTGATGGGCAGTATCGTGGTCCGCTTCCCTCAATTTGGCCCGAATGCATCGGTGTCCGGTGCAGGTTGTCCCGAACCAACCGATGCATTGCATCGTTCGTCCAGGTGATATGGCACGGGATCTGTGGTCGGTGAATTCGCTGAGTCATGAGCGACAGTGGTTCCGGTACAGGATCCCCTTCCTGCACCTCCAGATCGCTCCAGTGGATGGTTGTGCCGTCCAGACGAGGCGGCGTGCCGGTCTTCAATCGGCCCATTCGAAATCCGGACGCAGCGAGACGTTCGGCGAGTCGCGTGGCAGGAGCCTCGCCGGCACGACCAGCAGGAGTCCGTGACTCGCCCACGTGGATCATGCCCCTCAGGAACGTTCCAGTGGCTATGACGACGGCGCCCGCCCGGAGCGTCCTGCCATCTCCCAATACGATTCCGGTGACCTGCCGATCTCGGTCTTGCACGAGATCTTCAACGGATCCTTCCACGATCTCGAGATTCGCCTGTTCGCGCAGCAAATCCTGCATGGCCGCGCGATACAGCTTCCGGTCCGCCTGGCATCTCGGTCCGTGCACTGCCGGCCCGCGACTGCGGTTCAGCACGCGGAACTGCATGCCGGCCAAGTCTGCAGCGCGGGCAATCAGTCCATCCAACGCATCGACCTCGCGCATGAGGTGACCTTTGCCCACACCGCCAAATGCCGGGTTACACGACATGGCGCCGACGGTAGAGAAGCTGTGGGTGACCAGGCCTGTTCGGGCCCCCATGCGCGCAGCGGCCGCAGCTGCCTCACAGCCGGCGTGCCCGCCCCCGACAACTAAGACATCGAACCGCTGTGGGTCGATCAAATTCTTCCGCATTGGAACCTATCTGCTGGCTGGACGACTCTCTCCCCGACGCCTGTGCACGTCACGGCATACCGATGCTTCGGGATCCATATCGAGTAGTGCCCAAACCGGCGGCTACCAGTGGCCGAAAGACCGCCACCAGACCCACGTCGCCCAGATGCAGGCCGCGACGAACAGCGACACCAGGCACGAACGGGCCAGCACGTCGAGAACTTCAACCATACGCTAATCCTCACCCAGGTTGATCAACCCAACACTCCTGTGTCCACGGAAGCCAAGCGATTGGGGCACCAAGGCATACAATCCCCGATGTTTCACGTGAAACATCGGCATGCTTTCCAGCCAAACCCTACCCGACACCCTGCGGCAGGAAGGACAATTTTCCCTCACGTTTCACGGAATCCCGGCGTCTCGCCAGTTGAAGCGCGATTCGCGAGTGGTGACGCCGCTATGTGGTGGCGACATGCTCCCACTTGCCACTGCGGGACGACTCGAATAGTGCATCGAGCACTCTCATGTTTGCGATGGCGTCCTCGATGGGATACGGAATCTGGCGCCCTTCCAGGAGGCAGACGGCGAAGTCTTCACCCTGGCTGGTGTAGTGGTCAACTGGCGGGATTTCGACAATCTCGTCCGGAACCGGCCCCGGATAGCTGCCTCCTCCAATAAACAGGCGGCAAGCGCGGTCTGGCTCCATTACAAAGGGGAATTCCACTCGAAGCCATGCTTCCGTGCCGAGCACGATCAGGCTCTGGTGGCGGGCCACCTGGGTGGAACAGATGAAGCTGGCCTGTCCAGCAGGAAACTCCAGAATCGCGGATGCCAATCGGTCCGTCCCGAAAATAGGATCAAGTTCCAACAGCGCATTCACGCGCGTCGGCTCCGAATCAAACACAAACCTAGAAATAACAGTAGGATAGCAGCCGATATCGTAGACTCCGCCGCCGCCGGTCTCTCGTTGGTTTCGGATGTCCAGTGGGTCATGATTGGAATAGGCAAAGACACCTTGAACCGCGCGCACCTCGCCCAGGCGTCCGGAGGAGATAAGTTCGTGCACTCTCTTCCACTGCGGATGATGCCGCACCATGAACGCTTCCTGGACCTGGCGTCCGGTACGGTCACGCACGTCGAGCAGTGTTTCGGCTTCAGTCGCCGTCAACGCAATCGGTTTTTCGCAAAGAACGTGCTTGCCTGCCTCAAGCGCCTGGACCGTCCACGGCACGTGCAGATGGTTAGGTAACGGATTGTAGATTGCGTCTATGGCACGATCATCGAGGAGCTCCCGGTAACTCCCGTAACTGCGCGGGATGTCCAGAGAGGTGGCTGCGGCCTGCGCGCGCGCTAGGTCACGGGAGGCAATCGCCTCAATCGAACAATGCTCGCCTGCCTGCATGGCCGGGATGACTTTCTCGGCGGCGATGCGCGCGACACCCAGAACTCCCCACCGGATCGATGTCATGGCCTGCTCCCGCCATCGCTGTCGCGTCCAGCGTGACAGAGTTACAGTTCGGTTTCTAGTCTCGATCACCTCGCGGCAATCTTACAGGCAACCCTATGAAAATCGTCAGAGTTTCCGCCGATTGGCTTCACGTGCCCATCGCCACGGAGCGCCAGCATCGTTCAGACTTTGGAGCCGTCGATTCTTTCGATTCTGCTTTGGTCAGGATCGAAACCGAAGATGGTGTAACCGGTTTTGGGGAAGCCAAGGCGCAGGTGGGCAGCGTTGCCAATTGCCAGGCCCTGTGCACTCTCATCGAAGCGGAACTCGGCCCTGTACTGGTCGGGCAGGATGCCCGTGACATCTCGCGCCTCTGGGACGTCATGTACAACGGGTCGCGCGCTCACTACGCGATCCAACGAGGCCACGTGTTTCCGATCATGGGACGCCGGGGCATCACGATGGCCGCAATCAGCGGGATCGATCTCGCGCTGTGGGACCTCCTCGGAAAATCGCTCGGGGTCCCGGTCTGGCGATTGCTGGGTGGCCGACGTCAGGAGCGGATGCCGGCATACGCATCCGGGGGTTGGGCGCCAGCAGACAAGATTGCGGCCGAACTTCAAGGGTTTATCGATCGGGGCAATTTTTCCGCCGTAAAGATGCGCGTCGGCGCAGGCGATGGGACCCTTGCGCACTCGATCGCTCGAGTGCGCGCTGCACGCGAGGGCCTCGGGCCTTCGATCGGCATCATGTGCGATGCCCACGGAACATGGACTTCAGCTGAAGCCAAGCGTTTCTGCCGAGCCGTGGCAGACTGCCACATCGACTGGCTGGAAGAACCCGTAACTGCTGATGACAAAACCGGCCTCGCTGACGTGAGAGCCGCGACCGACATACCGATCGCCACTGGGGAATCGGAGTTCACGCGGTTTGCCTTCCGCGACCTGGCCTTGCTTCGCGCCGCGGACATCTTCCAGCCCGACCCTTCCATTGCGGGCGGCATCACGGAATTGATGCGCATCGAGGCGCTGGCAAGCGCCCACCAGATCCGATTTGCCCCCCACATGTGGGGGGGCGCCCTGACGTTCGCAGCCGGCATGCATGTCGCCGCGGCGGCAAGCAGCGGATTTATCTTGGAGTACTCCCTTGGCGCCAACCCGCTGTTGCACGAGCTCGCGGTCGAAGACTTTGCCGTAGTGGACGGGATGGTCGAAATCCCGGAACGGCCGGGACTGGGAGTCTCCATTGATGAGGACTTTGTCGCCCGCTATCGCGCGAACTAGCGGATTCCCGCTTCATGTCAGACCCAAGCTCGTTTCTGGGCGCCCACGCCATGACAACCAGTACGCGGCAGGATCAACCGACCATGCGCTATTTCGATGACTTCGCTCCGGGCGACGAATTTGATCTCGGGACATGCCGGATTACTCGCAGCGACATCGTTGCTTTTGCCCGGCAATTCGACCCGCAACCATTTCACGTTGATGAACGCGCCGCGGCGGATTCAATTTACGGAGGGATCATCGCCAGCGGCTGGCATACGATCTCCCTGTATATGCGGCTGTTCGTGGAGGGGCTGCTGCACGACGCGGCCAGCCTCGGCTCGCCGGGCGTCGACAAAGTTCGCTGGCGCCACCCGGTTCGACCCGACGATGTGCTGACAGCCAGGGCGACTGTGCAGGAGGTCACGCCATCACGGAGTAGGCCTGATCGCGGCAACGTGCGGTGGGCCTACGAGATGCGCAACCAAGACGGTGTGGTCGTGATGACGATGGAAGGAATCGGGATGTTTCAGCGGAAGCGCTGTTGAGTAGGACGCCGACGGGAAGCGCCAAGCAGACCGCGACCCGTCAGACCTCGAGCCACTCCTTGCGAACCTGGTCGTTTGCCCGAAACTCGCTGACGGAACCTTCAAATACGATCTTTCCGTGCCCCATCACGTGCACCCGATGAGAAATTTCGAGTGCGATGGCAAGCTTTTGCTCGACCAGCAAGATCGCAACGCCCCGGTTGGCAATTTCAGCCAGCAAGCCTGAGACCTGTTCGACCAGCTTCGGCGCCAGCCCTTCGGTCGGCTCGTCAATCATGATGAGATCGGGGTCCCCCATGAGCGTGCGACAGATCGTCAGCATCTGCTGTTCACCGCCCGAAATCACTGATCCCAACGCATCCGCCCGCTCGGCCAAATTCGGGAACATCTGGAACATATCGTCGATCGACCACCGCCCCTGTTCACGCATGTTCTTGATCCCGAGTATCAGGTTCTGTCGGACCGTCAACGTCGGGAAAATGTTGCGGTTCTCCGGGACGTATCCGATTCCTCGGCGGGCAATTTCATGCATCTTGCAGCCCGCGATCTGTTCGCCCTTGAACAAGATCGTTCCTACAGGTTCCACTTCGCCGGTGATCGCCTTCAGCGTGGTCGATCTCCCGACGCCGTTGCGTCCCAACAAGCTGACAATTTCTCCCGCGCCGACGTTGAGGCTTACGCCCTGAATAATATGGCTTTTTCCATAGTATGCGTGCAAATCCCGGACTTCCAGCATCAGTTTGCTCCCGTGCCCAAGTAGGCCTCCTGTACGGCCGCGGAGG contains:
- a CDS encoding N-acyl homoserine lactonase family protein; its protein translation is MTDTWEVTAIRYGTHANRKRHENFIGADPHEGNMPLDYFVWLIRNEERSIVVDVGFDEAEGKRRGRTVERAPRDGLAMLGVDSAKVRDVIITHLHYDHAGTIEHFAEANFHLQEREMHFATGPYMARRTFATPYTPDHVCNLVRKAFQGRVVFHDGDREIAPGVSVHLLGGHTMGLQCVRVRTRRGWVVLASDAAHFFENMEQSAPFPIVFSVADMLKGHDRIAGLADSAGHIVPGHDPLVTTIYPAYSDALKGIVFRLDVDPSSR
- a CDS encoding F0F1 ATP synthase subunit A — translated: MATDSSASGDAAHGPLEQFEIVALEPIQIGGLDLSFTNSALWMLIAVATIAVVFAGGMRRRAIIPGRWQAAVELTYRFVANMLQDNVGPQGARYFPFIFSLFLFILFGNLLGMVPYSFTYTSHIAVTFAMAAVVFVGVTVIGLVRHGVRFLSIFVPSGVPIALIPLMVPIEIISYFVRPVSLSLRLFANMMAGHTMLKVFGGFVGLLLSAGLGLLAPVSIILIVILTGFELLIAAIQAYVFAVLSCLYLSDALDLHH
- the atpF gene encoding F0F1 ATP synthase subunit B, coding for MTWSVLAQDPSFWVAISFVLFVGAFGRLLFRKLAAVLDAHRNAVRDELDSAAALHAEAQSLRDRYTDEAAEAEKTAGEIRGRAQETAGQIAADSDQRLQAHLSRMRARATEEIARTEEAARQMYRERVADLVLEASTRLLRERIDAETQLSLVQQTVDSLGQSLKQRQA
- a CDS encoding DUF3422 domain-containing protein, producing the protein MTEERLEDHPQRYALSNELHARPFPELRAPCHAVVLAIKQSGQAENRGPEADRAHLHELLNRHGADHPPPDGNHFSGRLGRNLLKWERHTEFVTYTIYADGVAGVPFTGSISTTFPRDWLNRAPGKVLTSVLVRVELAESVPELGEADYARMRDWFVPESLAMSSVVDQQAIAASDFRIDTAGHVRFALLARSDIGPRRLGRIVQRLVEIETYKSMAMLALPVAREVAARVAELDREMTSLVRTMVTSGGGEAETLDRLLSMSAEIEALSSSSAFRFGAAEAYAAIVHERIGALREERVMGRQTLAEFMLRRFDPAMRTCTSAKSRLDELSQRATRAATLLRTRVEVNIAAQNRSLLKSMDRRAALQLRLQQMVEGLSVVAISYYAVSLTGYILAPISQHLDADEAQLQAMVAIPIIGVVWWMIRRLRLRAAERL
- a CDS encoding DUF2461 domain-containing protein translates to MTSSQISPSLFDFLRDLKANNDRPWFEANRERYQSEVRDPMLEFIGAFAEPLSEISPHFRADTRPHGGSLFRIYRDTRFSKDKTPYKVNVGAHFRHVAGRDAHAPGFYLHLEPDACFAGCGVWRPDSGTLGRIRDAIVDRSEEWVSITTDSSFQDVFELRGQSLRRPPRGYDPEHPLIEDLKRKDFIALATFSESDAVKPEFFRQFVSIAQEGSGFVRFLSHAVGVPC
- the hslU gene encoding ATP-dependent protease ATPase subunit HslU — its product is MTAFTPREIVAELDRFIVGQRAAKRSVAIALRNRWRRQQLEPPLREEILPKNILMMGPTGVGKTEIARRLAKLAQAPFIKVEATKFTEVGYVGRDVESIIRDLVESAIMITRTRLQHEVATRAEAAAEKRVIDVLAGPSASRDTRQKMRDKLRSGQLDEQEIEIEVSESPGGFPSFELPGVPGTHVGMVNLGELLGKSFGNVTQKRRMTVGESHNVLLEEESNRLIDDDELHRTAIDAVEQNGIVFLDEIDKITRAEDRAGADVSREGVQRDLLPLIEGTVVPTKHGQVRTGHILFIASGAFHLAKPSDLLPELQGRLPIRVSLDPLSEADLVRILTEPENSLTRQYEALLATDGVKLEFRDDGISALARLAAEANHTVENIGARRLHTICERLLEDISFSATDRSDEVVTIDEQFVLKTLSDEIDQSDLNRFIL
- a CDS encoding F0F1 ATP synthase subunit C; translated protein: METEAARLIGAGLATIALAGAGIGIGNIFGNYVSAAIRNPSAAPKVFGNVLLGFALTEAIALFALLIAFLILFAV
- the hslV gene encoding ATP-dependent protease subunit HslV, with translation MSMSETPKVKTPWHGTTVLSVRRAGAVVIAGDGQVTQGDTVIKANARKVRRLAGGAVLAGFAGATADAFTLFDRLDAKLERHPGQLMRACVELARDWRTDRYLRRLEAVMAVADREVSLLVSGVGDVVEPADGLIGIGSGGGFALAAARALSEVEGLDAEEIARRSLAVAAELCIYTNHQISVEVIHQ